In Fusobacterium periodonticum ATCC 33693, the following are encoded in one genomic region:
- the megL gene encoding methionine gamma-lyase, whose translation MEIKKSGLGTTAIHAGTLKNLYGTLAMPIYQTSTFIFDSAEQGGRRFALEEAGYIYTRLGNPTTTVLEDKIAALEEGEAAVATSSGMGAISSTLWTVLKAGDHIVTDKTLYGCTFALMCHGLTKFGIDVTFVDTSNLDEVKNAMKENTRVVYLETPANPNLKIVDIKALAKMAHTNPNTLVIVDNTFATPYMQKPLTLGADIVVHSVTKYINGHGDVIAGLVITNKELADQIRFVGLKDMTGAVLGPQDAYYIIRGMKTFEIRMERHCKNARRVVEFLNNHPKIEKVYYPGLETHPGYEIAKKQMKDFGAMISFELKGGFEAGKTLLNSLKLCSLAVSLGDTETLIQHPASMTHSPYTKEEREAAGITDGLVRLSVGLENVEDIIADLEQGLEKI comes from the coding sequence ATGGAAATTAAAAAAAGTGGTTTAGGAACAACTGCGATACATGCTGGAACTTTAAAAAATTTATACGGAACTCTTGCTATGCCAATATATCAAACTTCTACCTTTATATTTGACTCAGCTGAACAAGGTGGAAGAAGATTTGCTCTTGAAGAAGCTGGATATATTTACACAAGACTAGGGAACCCTACAACAACAGTTTTAGAAGATAAGATTGCTGCACTTGAAGAAGGGGAAGCAGCTGTTGCTACTTCATCTGGAATGGGAGCTATATCTTCTACATTATGGACAGTTTTAAAAGCTGGTGACCATATAGTAACAGATAAAACTTTATATGGTTGTACTTTTGCTTTGATGTGCCATGGGCTTACAAAATTTGGAATTGATGTTACTTTCGTTGATACTTCAAATTTAGATGAAGTTAAAAATGCTATGAAAGAAAATACAAGAGTTGTTTATCTTGAAACTCCTGCCAACCCAAATTTAAAAATAGTTGACATAAAAGCTTTAGCTAAAATGGCTCATACAAATCCAAATACTTTAGTCATTGTTGATAATACTTTTGCAACTCCATACATGCAAAAACCTTTAACATTAGGAGCAGATATTGTTGTTCACTCTGTAACAAAATATATAAACGGACACGGAGATGTAATTGCGGGTCTTGTTATAACAAATAAGGAACTTGCAGATCAAATTCGTTTTGTTGGTTTAAAAGATATGACAGGAGCTGTTTTAGGACCTCAAGATGCTTACTACATCATTAGAGGTATGAAAACTTTTGAAATTCGTATGGAAAGACACTGCAAAAACGCTAGAAGAGTTGTAGAATTCTTAAATAATCATCCAAAAATTGAAAAAGTTTACTATCCAGGACTTGAAACTCACCCTGGTTATGAAATAGCTAAAAAACAAATGAAAGATTTTGGAGCTATGATTTCTTTTGAATTAAAAGGAGGATTTGAAGCTGGAAAAACTTTATTAAATAGTTTAAAACTTTGTTCATTAGCTGTTTCTTTAGGAGATACTGAAACTCTAATACAACACCCTGCTTCTATGACTCACTCACCTTATACTAAAGAAGAAAGAGAAGCTGCTGGAATAACTGATGGTTTAGTAAGATTATCAGTTGGTCTTGAAAATGTGGAAGATATTATTGCCGACCTAGAACAAGGTTTAGAAAAAATCTAA
- a CDS encoding Na+/H+ antiporter NhaC family protein has product MENKIENKASFKGLIPFLVFILLYLGTGIFLNMQGVELAFYQLPGPVAAFAGIVVAFIIFRGSITEKFNTFLEGCGHPDIITMCIIYLLAGAFAVVSKAMGGVDSTVNLGITYIPPHYIAVGLFVIGAFISTATGTSVGAIVALGPIAVGLGEKSGVPMPLILAAVMGGAMFGDNLSVISDTTIAATKTQGVEMRDKFRINLYIALPAAILTIILLFIFARPDVVPEAMSHDYNLLKVLPYVFVLVMALVGVNVFVVLSSGVLLSGIIGFIYGDFTLLSYGKEIYNGFTNMTEIFVLSLLTGGMAQMVTREGGIDWVIKTVQKFIVGKKSAKLGIGLLVSLADIAVANNTVAILITGGISKKISENNEIDLRESAAFLDIFSCVFQGMIPYGAQMLILLGFAAGKVSPTQLIPLLWYQLLLAIFTIIYIFVPQISNKTLKLIDKNNK; this is encoded by the coding sequence ATGGAAAATAAAATAGAAAATAAAGCGAGTTTTAAAGGTTTAATTCCATTTTTAGTTTTTATTTTACTTTATTTAGGAACTGGAATTTTTCTAAATATGCAAGGTGTTGAATTAGCATTTTATCAATTACCTGGTCCAGTAGCAGCCTTTGCGGGAATAGTTGTAGCTTTCATTATTTTTAGAGGAAGTATTACAGAAAAATTTAATACTTTTTTAGAAGGCTGTGGACATCCTGACATTATAACAATGTGTATCATTTATCTTTTAGCTGGAGCTTTTGCAGTAGTTTCTAAAGCTATGGGTGGAGTAGATTCAACAGTTAATCTAGGAATAACTTATATTCCACCACACTATATAGCTGTTGGACTTTTTGTGATAGGAGCTTTTATTTCTACAGCAACTGGAACATCAGTTGGAGCAATAGTTGCTCTAGGACCAATAGCTGTTGGACTTGGTGAAAAAAGTGGAGTTCCTATGCCTTTAATTTTAGCAGCTGTTATGGGTGGAGCAATGTTTGGAGATAACCTATCAGTTATTTCAGATACTACAATAGCAGCAACTAAGACACAAGGTGTTGAAATGAGAGATAAATTTAGAATAAACTTATATATAGCATTACCTGCTGCTATACTCACAATCATTTTACTTTTTATCTTTGCAAGACCAGATGTAGTTCCTGAAGCAATGAGTCATGACTACAATTTACTTAAAGTTTTACCTTATGTGTTTGTTCTTGTCATGGCATTGGTAGGAGTAAATGTATTTGTTGTTTTATCTTCTGGAGTTTTACTTTCAGGAATAATTGGTTTCATCTATGGAGATTTTACTCTATTAAGTTATGGAAAAGAAATTTATAATGGCTTCACAAATATGACAGAAATTTTTGTTCTTTCTCTTTTAACAGGTGGTATGGCTCAAATGGTTACCAGAGAGGGAGGTATAGATTGGGTTATAAAAACAGTACAAAAATTTATAGTTGGTAAAAAGAGTGCAAAACTTGGTATAGGACTACTTGTTTCTCTAGCAGATATAGCAGTTGCCAACAACACAGTTGCCATTCTAATAACTGGTGGAATTTCTAAAAAGATTTCTGAAAATAATGAAATAGATTTGAGAGAAAGTGCTGCCTTTCTAGATATATTCTCATGTGTCTTCCAAGGAATGATACCTTATGGTGCTCAAATGTTAATTCTTTTAGGATTTGCAGCTGGTAAAGTTTCTCCAACACAACTTATTCCTTTATTATGGTATCAATTATTATTAGCAATATTTACAATAATATATATATTCGTCCCTCAAATAAGTAATAAGACTTTGAAACTTATAGATAAAAATAATAAATAA
- the nifJ gene encoding pyruvate:ferredoxin (flavodoxin) oxidoreductase: MKRVMQTMDGNQAAAYASYAFTEVAGIYPITPSSPMAEYVDEWAAKGMKNIFDVPVKLVEMQSEGGAAGTVHGSLEAGALTTTYTASQGLLLKIPNMYKIAGELLPGVIHVSARSLSVQALSIFGDHQDIYATRQTGFTMMASGSVQEVMDMGTVAHLTAIKSRVPVLHFFDGFRTSHEIQKIELMDFDVCKKLVDYDEIQKFRDRALNPEHPVTRGTAQNDDIYFQTREAQNKFYDAVPDIAAYYMEEISKETGREYKPFKYRGAADADRVIIAMASVCQTAEETVDYLVEKGEKVGLITVHLYRPFSEKYFFNVLPKTVKKIAVLERTKEPGAPGEPLLLDVKSIFYDKENAPIIVGGRYGLSSKDTTPAQIKAVFDNLSQDKPKTNFTVGIVDDVTFTSLEVGERLNVADPSTKACLFFGLGADGTVGANKNSIKIIGDKTDLYAQGYFAYDSKKSGGVTRSHLRFGKKPIRSTYLVSSPSFVACSVPAYLKQYDMTSGLKKGGKFLLNCVWDKDEVLENIPDNIKYDLAKAEAKFYIINATKLAHEIGLGQRTNTIMQSAFFKLAEIIPYEEAQKYMKEYAFKSYGKKGDDVVQLNYKAIDVGASGIIEIEVDPEWINLKVSAQEKVDKNNDTSNCKTELLTSFVKDIVEPINAIKGNDLPVSAFIGREDGTFENGTAAFEKRGVAVDVPIWNLDKCIQCNQCSYVCPHAAIRSFLITDEEKAASPIEFSTLKANGKGLENLSYRIQVTPLDCTGCGSCANVCPAKALDMNPIAVALENQEDKKASYIYSKVSYKNDKLPTNTVKGSQFSQALFEFNGACPGCGETPYLKVISQMFGDRMMVANASGCSSVYSGSAPSTPYTKNCCGEGPAWASSLFEDNAEYGFGMHVGVEALRDRIQHIMEVSMDKVSPALQGLFREWIENRCFAAKTREISPKILTALEGNNETYARDIIGLKQYLIKKSQWIVGGDGWAYDIGYGGLDHVLASKEDINVIVMDTEVYSNTGGQSSKATPTAAVAKFAAAGKPLKKKDLAAICMSYGHIYVAQVSMGANQQQFLKAIQEAESYNGPSIIIAYSPCINHGIKKGMSKSQTEMKLATECGYWPIFRYNPLLESQGKNPLQLDCKEPKWELYQDYLMGETRYMTLKKTNPDEANELFEKNMWDAQRRWRQYKRLASLDFSDEKR; encoded by the coding sequence ATGAAAAGAGTTATGCAAACAATGGACGGAAATCAAGCCGCAGCTTATGCTTCCTATGCTTTTACAGAAGTTGCAGGTATTTATCCAATAACACCTTCTTCACCAATGGCTGAATACGTTGATGAATGGGCTGCTAAAGGAATGAAAAATATATTTGATGTTCCTGTAAAATTAGTTGAAATGCAATCAGAAGGAGGAGCTGCTGGTACTGTTCATGGATCATTAGAAGCTGGAGCTCTTACTACTACTTATACTGCATCACAAGGATTACTTTTAAAAATCCCTAATATGTATAAGATAGCAGGGGAACTACTTCCAGGAGTTATACATGTATCTGCTCGTTCTTTGTCAGTTCAAGCACTTTCTATTTTTGGAGACCATCAAGATATATATGCAACTAGACAAACTGGTTTTACTATGATGGCTAGTGGATCTGTTCAAGAAGTTATGGATATGGGTACAGTTGCCCATCTCACTGCAATAAAATCAAGAGTTCCTGTTCTTCATTTCTTTGATGGATTTAGAACTTCACATGAAATTCAAAAAATAGAACTTATGGACTTTGATGTTTGCAAAAAATTAGTTGATTATGATGAAATTCAAAAGTTTAGAGATAGAGCTTTGAATCCTGAACACCCAGTTACAAGAGGAACAGCTCAAAATGATGATATATATTTCCAAACTAGAGAAGCTCAAAATAAATTTTATGATGCTGTACCTGATATAGCTGCTTACTACATGGAAGAAATCTCTAAAGAAACTGGTAGAGAATATAAACCATTTAAGTATAGAGGAGCTGCTGATGCTGATAGAGTTATAATCGCTATGGCATCTGTATGTCAAACTGCAGAAGAAACAGTTGACTACTTAGTTGAAAAAGGAGAAAAAGTTGGTCTTATAACAGTTCATCTATATAGACCTTTCTCTGAAAAATATTTCTTTAATGTTTTACCTAAGACTGTTAAAAAGATTGCAGTTTTAGAAAGAACTAAAGAACCTGGTGCTCCTGGAGAACCTTTACTTTTAGATGTTAAATCAATATTCTATGATAAAGAAAATGCTCCAATAATAGTTGGTGGAAGATATGGACTATCTTCTAAAGATACAACTCCTGCTCAAATAAAAGCAGTTTTTGATAATTTATCACAAGATAAACCTAAAACTAATTTTACAGTAGGTATTGTTGATGATGTTACTTTCACATCTCTTGAAGTTGGAGAAAGATTAAATGTTGCTGATCCATCTACAAAAGCTTGTTTATTCTTTGGACTTGGAGCAGATGGAACAGTTGGAGCAAATAAAAACTCTATCAAGATTATAGGAGATAAAACTGATTTATATGCTCAAGGATACTTCGCATATGACTCTAAAAAATCAGGAGGAGTTACTAGATCTCACTTAAGATTTGGTAAAAAACCTATAAGATCTACATATTTGGTATCAAGTCCAAGCTTTGTTGCTTGTTCAGTACCAGCTTACTTAAAACAATATGATATGACTTCAGGTCTTAAAAAAGGTGGAAAATTCTTACTAAACTGTGTTTGGGATAAAGATGAAGTTTTAGAAAACATTCCAGATAATATAAAATATGATTTAGCAAAGGCTGAAGCTAAGTTCTATATTATCAACGCAACTAAACTTGCCCATGAAATTGGTTTAGGTCAAAGAACAAACACAATAATGCAATCAGCTTTCTTTAAATTAGCTGAAATTATACCATATGAAGAAGCTCAAAAATATATGAAGGAATATGCTTTTAAATCATATGGAAAGAAAGGTGATGATGTAGTTCAACTTAACTATAAGGCAATAGATGTTGGTGCTTCTGGAATAATTGAAATTGAAGTTGATCCTGAATGGATAAACTTGAAAGTTTCTGCTCAAGAAAAAGTGGATAAAAATAATGACACTTCTAATTGTAAAACAGAACTATTAACTTCATTTGTTAAGGATATAGTTGAACCTATCAATGCTATAAAAGGTAATGACCTGCCAGTTTCAGCATTTATTGGAAGAGAAGATGGAACATTTGAAAATGGTACTGCTGCCTTTGAAAAAAGAGGAGTTGCTGTTGATGTACCTATATGGAATCTAGATAAGTGTATTCAATGTAACCAATGTTCTTATGTTTGTCCTCATGCTGCTATAAGATCTTTCTTAATCACTGATGAAGAAAAAGCTGCATCACCTATAGAATTTTCTACTTTAAAAGCAAATGGAAAAGGATTAGAAAATCTAAGTTATAGAATACAAGTTACACCTCTTGACTGTACTGGTTGTGGTTCTTGTGCTAATGTATGTCCTGCTAAAGCTCTTGATATGAACCCAATAGCTGTTGCATTAGAAAATCAAGAAGATAAAAAAGCTTCATACATTTATAGTAAAGTAAGCTATAAAAATGATAAGTTACCTACAAATACAGTTAAAGGTTCTCAATTCTCTCAAGCATTATTTGAATTCAATGGAGCTTGTCCAGGTTGTGGAGAAACACCTTATCTAAAAGTTATTTCTCAAATGTTTGGAGATAGAATGATGGTTGCAAATGCAAGTGGATGTTCTTCTGTTTACAGTGGATCTGCACCATCAACACCATATACTAAAAATTGTTGTGGAGAAGGACCAGCTTGGGCATCATCTCTATTTGAAGACAATGCTGAATATGGTTTTGGTATGCATGTTGGAGTAGAAGCTCTTCGTGATAGAATTCAACATATTATGGAAGTTTCTATGGATAAAGTTAGCCCTGCTTTACAAGGTCTATTCCGTGAATGGATAGAAAATAGATGCTTTGCTGCAAAAACAAGAGAAATAAGTCCTAAGATTTTAACTGCATTAGAAGGTAATAATGAAACTTACGCTAGAGATATTATAGGTTTAAAACAATATTTAATTAAGAAATCTCAATGGATAGTTGGTGGAGATGGATGGGCTTATGATATAGGTTATGGTGGCCTTGACCATGTTCTTGCTTCTAAGGAAGATATAAATGTTATAGTTATGGATACAGAAGTTTACTCTAATACTGGTGGACAATCATCTAAAGCAACACCAACTGCAGCTGTTGCAAAATTTGCTGCTGCTGGTAAACCTTTAAAGAAAAAAGATTTAGCTGCCATCTGTATGAGTTATGGTCATATCTATGTTGCTCAAGTTTCTATGGGAGCCAATCAACAACAATTCCTAAAAGCTATACAAGAAGCTGAAAGCTATAATGGACCTTCAATAATTATTGCTTACTCTCCTTGTATCAACCATGGAATTAAAAAAGGTATGTCAAAATCTCAAACTGAAATGAAATTAGCAACTGAATGTGGATATTGGCCTATATTCAGATATAATCCACTACTTGAAAGTCAAGGAAAGAACCCTCTTCAATTGGATTGTAAAGAACCTAAATGGGAACTATATCAAGATTACCTAATGGGTGAAACAAGATATATGACATTGAAGAAAACAAATCCTGATGAAGCAAATGAATTATTTGAAAAGAATATGTGGGATGCTCAAAGAAGATGGAGACAATATAAAAGACTTGCTAGTTTAGATTTCTCTGATGAAAAAAGATAA
- the secA gene encoding preprotein translocase subunit SecA, protein MIGGLLKKIFGTKNDREVKALTKIVDQINALEPEYEKLSDEDLRHKTDIFKERLENGETLDDILIEAFATVREASKRVLGLRHYDVQLIGGIVLHQGKITEMKTGEGKTLVATCPVYLNALAGKGVHVITVNDYLAKRDRDQMSRLYGFLGLSSGVILNGLPTEQRKRSYQSDITYGTNSEFGFDYLRDNMVSDLKNKVQRELNFCIVDEVDSILIDEARTPLIISGAAEDKIKWYQVSFQVVSMLTRSYETEKIKNIKEKKAMNIPDEKWGDYEVDEKSRTVVLTEKGVKRVEKILKIDNLYSPEHVELTHFLNQALKAKELFKRDRDYLVRENGEVVIIDEFTGRAMEGRRYSDGLHQAIEAKEGVNIAAENQTLATITLQNYFRMYKKLSGMTGTAETEATEFMHTYGLEVIVIPTNLPVIRRDNADLVYKTKNGKIKSIIDRIEALYEKGQPVLVGTISIKSSEELSELLKKRGVPHNVLNAKFHAQEAEIVAQAGRYKAVTIATNMAGRGTDIMLGGNPEFMALDEVGSRDDERFPEVLAKYQEQCRKEKEQVLALGGLFILGTERHESRRIDNQLRGRSGRQGDPGESEFYLSLEDDLMRLFGSERVSVWMERLKLPEDEPITHGMINSAIEKAQKKIEARNFGIRKSLLEFDDVMNLQRKAIYENRNEALGTDNLKDKILGMLKDVITAKVYEKFAAEHKEDWDIDGLNEYLEDFYVYEEDDEKAYLKDTKEGYAERVYNALVSQYNKKEEEIGSGLLRNLEKYILLEVVDNKWREHLKALDGLRESIYLRAYGQRDPVTEYKIISSQIFEEMISNIKEQTTSFLFKVAVKTEEERQSVEEFEEEDVKKVNSEDSCPCGSGKPYNKCCGR, encoded by the coding sequence ATGATAGGTGGTTTACTTAAAAAGATTTTTGGAACAAAAAATGACAGAGAAGTAAAGGCTTTAACAAAAATTGTTGATCAAATTAATGCATTAGAACCTGAATATGAAAAACTTTCTGATGAAGATTTAAGACACAAAACTGATATCTTTAAAGAAAGGTTAGAAAATGGAGAAACTCTTGATGATATTTTAATTGAAGCTTTTGCAACAGTTAGAGAAGCATCTAAAAGAGTTTTAGGACTAAGACATTATGATGTTCAATTAATTGGTGGTATAGTTTTACATCAAGGGAAAATTACAGAAATGAAGACAGGGGAAGGTAAAACATTGGTTGCAACTTGTCCAGTTTACTTAAATGCCCTTGCAGGAAAAGGTGTTCATGTAATAACAGTAAATGACTATTTGGCAAAGAGAGATAGAGACCAAATGTCAAGATTATATGGATTCTTAGGATTGAGTTCAGGAGTTATCTTAAATGGACTTCCAACAGAACAAAGAAAAAGATCATATCAGTCAGATATAACTTATGGAACAAACTCAGAATTTGGATTTGACTATTTAAGAGATAACATGGTATCAGATCTAAAGAATAAAGTTCAAAGAGAACTTAACTTCTGTATAGTGGACGAAGTTGACTCAATACTTATTGACGAAGCTAGAACACCACTAATAATATCTGGTGCAGCAGAAGATAAAATTAAATGGTATCAAGTTTCATTCCAAGTTGTATCTATGTTAACTAGAAGTTATGAAACAGAAAAAATTAAAAACATTAAAGAGAAAAAGGCTATGAATATCCCTGATGAAAAATGGGGAGATTATGAAGTTGATGAAAAATCAAGAACAGTAGTATTGACAGAAAAAGGTGTAAAAAGAGTTGAAAAAATATTAAAAATAGATAACCTTTATTCACCTGAACATGTTGAATTAACACATTTCTTGAACCAAGCATTAAAGGCTAAAGAATTATTTAAAAGAGATAGAGATTATTTAGTTAGAGAAAATGGAGAAGTAGTAATAATAGATGAATTTACTGGAAGAGCTATGGAAGGAAGAAGATACTCAGATGGTCTTCACCAAGCTATAGAAGCCAAAGAAGGAGTTAATATTGCTGCTGAAAACCAAACTCTTGCAACAATAACTCTTCAAAACTATTTCAGAATGTATAAGAAATTATCAGGAATGACTGGTACAGCTGAAACAGAAGCAACAGAATTTATGCATACTTATGGACTAGAAGTAATAGTTATACCAACTAACTTACCGGTTATAAGACGTGATAATGCTGACTTAGTATATAAAACTAAAAATGGAAAAATAAAATCAATTATAGACAGAATAGAAGCCTTATATGAAAAAGGACAACCTGTCCTTGTTGGAACAATTTCAATAAAGAGTTCAGAAGAATTATCTGAATTATTAAAGAAAAGAGGAGTTCCTCATAATGTATTGAATGCTAAGTTCCACGCTCAAGAAGCTGAAATAGTTGCTCAAGCAGGAAGATACAAGGCAGTAACAATAGCTACTAACATGGCAGGTAGAGGAACAGATATTATGCTAGGAGGAAACCCAGAATTCATGGCTCTTGATGAAGTTGGTTCAAGAGATGATGAAAGATTCCCAGAAGTATTAGCAAAATATCAAGAACAATGTAGAAAAGAAAAAGAACAAGTTTTAGCTTTAGGTGGATTATTTATACTTGGTACTGAAAGACACGAATCTAGAAGAATTGATAATCAATTAAGAGGAAGATCTGGAAGACAAGGAGATCCTGGAGAATCAGAATTCTATTTATCACTTGAAGATGACTTAATGAGATTGTTTGGTTCAGAAAGAGTTAGTGTATGGATGGAAAGATTAAAATTACCTGAAGATGAACCTATAACTCATGGAATGATAAACTCAGCTATAGAAAAAGCTCAAAAGAAAATAGAAGCTAGAAACTTTGGTATAAGAAAGAGTCTGCTTGAATTTGATGATGTTATGAACCTTCAAAGAAAGGCTATTTATGAAAATAGAAATGAAGCTTTAGGTACAGATAACTTAAAAGATAAGATATTAGGTATGCTTAAAGATGTTATTACAGCTAAAGTTTACGAAAAATTTGCTGCTGAACATAAAGAAGACTGGGATATAGATGGATTAAATGAATATCTAGAAGATTTCTATGTATATGAAGAAGATGATGAAAAAGCTTACTTAAAGGATACTAAAGAAGGTTATGCTGAAAGAGTATACAATGCTTTAGTTTCTCAATACAATAAAAAAGAAGAAGAAATTGGTTCTGGTCTTTTAAGAAATCTTGAAAAATATATTTTACTTGAAGTTGTTGATAATAAGTGGAGAGAACATTTAAAAGCTCTTGATGGATTAAGAGAAAGTATTTACTTAAGAGCTTATGGTCAAAGAGACCCAGTAACTGAATATAAAATAATATCAAGCCAAATATTTGAAGAAATGATTAGTAACATCAAAGAACAAACTACATCTTTCTTATTTAAAGTTGCTGTAAAAACTGAAGAAGAAAGACAAAGTGTAGAAGAGTTTGAAGAAGAAGATGTTAAAAAAGTAAATTCTGAAGACTCATGTCCATGTGGAAGTGGTAAACCATATAATAAATGTTGTGGTAGATAA
- the ligA gene encoding NAD-dependent DNA ligase LigA, with translation MKIKERIEELKNSNAGLTLYSSQELKDLERIVKLKEDLDKYRDSYYNDNESLISDYEFDILLKELESLEEKYPEYKEASSPTASVGASLKENKFKKVEHAHPMLSLANSYNIGEVVDFIERIKKRISKEEELKYCLEVKLDGLSISLTYVQGKLVRAVTRGDGFIGEDVTENILQIASVVKTLPQAIDIEIRGEIVLPLASFEKLNNERLEKGEELFANPRNAASGTLRQLDPKIVKERALDAYFYFLVEADKLGLKSHSESMKFLESMGIKTTGIFELLENSKDIEQRIDYWEKERENLPYETDGLVIKVDEINLWDEIGYTSKTPRWAIAYKFPAHQVSTVLNDVTWQVGRTGKLTPVAELEEVELSGSKVKRASLHNISEIQRKDIRIGDRVFIEKAAEIIPQVVKAIKEERTGNEKIIEEPINCPVCDHKLEREEGLVDIKCVNEECPAKIQGEIEYFVSRDALNIMGLGSKIVEKFIDLGYIKTVVDIYDLKTHREDLENIDKMGKRSIENLLNSIEESKNREYDKVIYALGIPFIGKVASKVLAKASKNIDKLMSMTFEELTAIEGIGEIAANEIIAFFKKEKTQKLVAALKEKGLKFEITESETKVENLNPNFAGKNFLFTGTLKHFTREQIKEEIEKLGGKNLSSVSKNLDYLIVGEKAGSKLKKAQEIPTIKILTEEEFIELKDKFD, from the coding sequence ATGAAAATAAAAGAAAGAATAGAAGAATTAAAGAATAGCAACGCAGGCTTGACACTATACTCATCACAAGAACTAAAAGATTTAGAAAGAATTGTTAAATTAAAAGAAGATTTAGATAAGTATAGAGATTCTTATTACAATGATAATGAAAGTCTTATCTCAGATTATGAATTTGATATTTTATTAAAAGAACTGGAAAGCTTAGAAGAAAAATATCCAGAATATAAAGAGGCTTCATCTCCAACAGCAAGTGTAGGAGCAAGCTTAAAAGAAAATAAATTTAAAAAAGTTGAACATGCACACCCGATGTTAAGTTTAGCTAATAGCTACAATATTGGAGAGGTTGTTGACTTTATTGAAAGAATAAAAAAGAGAATTTCTAAAGAAGAAGAATTAAAATATTGTTTGGAGGTTAAACTTGATGGCTTATCTATCAGTCTAACTTACGTACAAGGTAAACTTGTCAGAGCTGTAACTCGTGGAGATGGCTTTATTGGTGAAGATGTAACAGAAAATATCTTGCAGATAGCAAGTGTTGTAAAGACTTTACCACAGGCTATAGATATTGAAATCAGAGGAGAAATAGTTTTACCACTAGCTAGTTTTGAAAAGCTGAACAATGAAAGATTAGAAAAGGGAGAAGAACTTTTTGCTAACCCTAGAAATGCAGCAAGTGGAACTTTAAGACAGTTAGATCCTAAGATAGTTAAAGAAAGAGCCTTAGATGCATATTTCTATTTCTTAGTTGAAGCAGATAAATTAGGTTTAAAATCTCACAGCGAAAGTATGAAATTTCTAGAGTCTATGGGAATTAAAACAACAGGAATTTTTGAACTTTTAGAAAACTCAAAAGACATAGAACAAAGAATAGATTATTGGGAAAAAGAAAGAGAGAATCTACCTTATGAAACAGATGGACTTGTTATAAAAGTTGATGAAATTAATCTATGGGATGAAATAGGCTATACTAGTAAAACCCCAAGATGGGCAATAGCATATAAATTTCCTGCACATCAAGTATCTACTGTTTTAAATGATGTTACTTGGCAAGTAGGAAGAACAGGTAAACTTACACCTGTTGCTGAACTAGAAGAAGTTGAATTGTCAGGAAGTAAGGTAAAAAGAGCAAGCTTACACAATATTAGTGAAATCCAAAGAAAAGATATAAGAATAGGTGACAGAGTCTTTATAGAAAAAGCTGCTGAGATTATACCTCAAGTTGTAAAGGCTATAAAAGAAGAAAGAACAGGAAATGAAAAGATTATAGAAGAACCAATCAATTGCCCTGTATGTGATCATAAACTTGAAAGAGAAGAAGGTTTAGTGGATATTAAATGTGTAAATGAAGAATGTCCTGCTAAAATTCAAGGAGAAATAGAATATTTTGTTTCAAGAGATGCTTTAAACATCATGGGACTAGGTTCAAAGATAGTTGAAAAATTTATAGATTTGGGTTATATAAAAACTGTTGTAGATATCTATGATTTGAAAACTCATAGAGAAGACCTAGAAAATATTGATAAGATGGGAAAAAGAAGTATAGAAAACTTACTTAATTCAATAGAAGAAAGTAAGAATAGAGAATATGATAAGGTTATATATGCTTTAGGAATACCATTTATAGGAAAGGTTGCTTCTAAAGTTTTAGCTAAGGCTTCAAAAAATATTGATAAGTTAATGTCTATGACTTTTGAAGAGCTTACAGCAATAGAAGGAATTGGTGAGATAGCTGCCAATGAAATAATAGCTTTCTTTAAGAAGGAAAAAACTCAAAAACTTGTAGCTGCTTTAAAAGAAAAAGGGTTGAAATTTGAGATAACAGAAAGTGAAACAAAAGTAGAAAATTTAAATCCTAATTTTGCAGGAAAGAATTTCTTATTTACAGGTACGTTGAAGCACTTCACAAGAGAGCAAATAAAGGAAGAAATTGAGAAATTAGGTGGTAAGAATTTAAGTTCAGTAAGCAAGAATTTAGATTATTTAATAGTTGGAGAAAAAGCTGGAAGTAAATTAAAGAAAGCACAAGAAATTCCGACTATAAAAATACTAACTGAGGAAGAGTTTATTGAGTTAAAAGATAAATTTGACTAA